The Bacillota bacterium LX-D region CTAAAAATGGAGAAACCATTCAACTTTCAGAAGCTAAGTATTTGAGCTTAATGCAAAATAAAGACAGGGACTTGCGTAAAGCAGCCTACAAAGGTATAATGGGCAGCTATGCTGGTCAGCAAAATACTTTAGCTGCTACTCTAAGTACAAAAGTCAAGGCCCATGTTAACTTAGCACGGATACGAAAATACCCGTCGGCATTAAATGCCTCCCTAGAGTCCAGCAATGTTCCAAGTGATGTCTATAACAACCTAGTTAAAGCTACTAATGGGCATTTAAGCTCTTTACATAAATACATAGCCTTACGGAAAAAAATTATGCAGCTTGATAAACTACATATGTATGATTTAATGGTTCCTTTGGTCCGTGACGTAGACAAAAAAATCTCCTTTGCAGAAGGACAACAGCTAGTCCTGAAAGGGCTGGAACCATTGGGCAGTGAATACCAAAAGGTCTTAAAAGATTCATTTAACAACCGCTGGATTGACGTCTACCCAACTAAAAACAAAAAATCAGGAGCTTATTGTTTTGGAGTCTACGGTGTTCACCCATACTTATTGCTGAACTATAATGAAACAATTGAAGATGTGCTGACTTTAGCTCATGAACTAGGCCATGCTATGCATAACTACTATTCAACCAAAAATCAGTCCTATTTTAATTCTGGGCAGCCTATTTTTACGGCTGAAGTTGCTTCCACAACAAATGAGTTTTTGTTAAATAATTATTTAATCGAGCATGCTGCCACCGAACAGGAAAAATTATTTTACGTCAACCATCTGTTAGAAACAATTAGGAATACTTTTTTCACACAAGTAATGTATTCTGAATTTGAACAGCAAATCCATGAGCGTATCGAAAAAGGAGAGGCTCTTTCCGCCCAAACTCTTAATGATATGTGGAAAAGATTGCTGCAAAAATATTATGGTCCAGATATGGTTATTGATAACGAAGCAACGTCAGGCTGGGCTAGAATTCCTCATTTTTATTACAATTTTTATGTATTTAAATATGCAACTTCCATTGCGGCAGCAAATACTCTAGTTCAGGGAATCAGCTCTGGGGATAAAGCAGCTACAGAAAAATACTTAAACTTCTTAAAAGCCGGCGACTCAGACTACCCTGTAGAGATTTTAAAACAAGCTGGAGTCCATATGGAATCCCCTCAAGTAATTAATGATTTATTAACGAAATTCGATCAACTCGTTGCTGAAATGGAGAAGCTAGTGATAGAATAAAAGTAAAAATATAACAGTGGAGGTATTGATTATGTCTTTTCTAGATATTGCCAAAAAGCGGCAGTCTGTGCGCAGCTTTGAAAATAGGCCTGTGGAAAAAGAAAAGCTACTGCAGGTGCTGGAAGCCGCTCGGGTAGCGCCTTCGGCAGTAAACTACCAGCCGTGGCATTTTATAGTTCTCCAAGATGAAGAAATGAAGAAAAAGGTAGCCAATTCTTACGCCAAGGATTGGCTGCAAAAAGCGCCGATAATTATCGTGGCCTGCGGGGATCACTCTAAATCCTGGCACCGGGCTGACGGAAAGGATCACTTGGACATTGATTTAGCCATTGCTGTTGAACATATGGTTTTAGCCGCCGTCGATTTGGGCTTAGGTTCCTGCTGGGTCTGCGCCTTTGATGCTAAAAAATGCAGTAAAGTTTTAGATCTCCCTGCCGAGTTTGAACCTATTGCCTTACTCCCCCTAGGCTACCCGGCAGGAGAACCGGCAGACCCTAACCGCCA contains the following coding sequences:
- the pepF gene encoding oligoendopeptidase F, whose protein sequence is MNKSILALAIAGTILFSQYPSSAKGEIQARSDIENKYKWNTQDIYPSLDAWEKDFNRVQKELIPNISKFQGKLNRPETILACFQADEELSKTLEKINAYAHLTADENQKEQLGTELTSRVQGLLARASEASAFIHPELLAQPENELKSYIKNTAFKDYRHFLEILLRLKPHTLSQQEEALLASISELTVAPENIFIKATTADLEFPKIQTKNGETIQLSEAKYLSLMQNKDRDLRKAAYKGIMGSYAGQQNTLAATLSTKVKAHVNLARIRKYPSALNASLESSNVPSDVYNNLVKATNGHLSSLHKYIALRKKIMQLDKLHMYDLMVPLVRDVDKKISFAEGQQLVLKGLEPLGSEYQKVLKDSFNNRWIDVYPTKNKKSGAYCFGVYGVHPYLLLNYNETIEDVLTLAHELGHAMHNYYSTKNQSYFNSGQPIFTAEVASTTNEFLLNNYLIEHAATEQEKLFYVNHLLETIRNTFFTQVMYSEFEQQIHERIEKGEALSAQTLNDMWKRLLQKYYGPDMVIDNEATSGWARIPHFYYNFYVFKYATSIAAANTLVQGISSGDKAATEKYLNFLKAGDSDYPVEILKQAGVHMESPQVINDLLTKFDQLVAEMEKLVIE
- a CDS encoding nitroreductase family protein, translated to MSFLDIAKKRQSVRSFENRPVEKEKLLQVLEAARVAPSAVNYQPWHFIVLQDEEMKKKVANSYAKDWLQKAPIIIVACGDHSKSWHRADGKDHLDIDLAIAVEHMVLAAVDLGLGSCWVCAFDAKKCSKVLDLPAEFEPIALLPLGYPAGEPADPNRHASRRKPLDDFIHWDGLNK